In one Oryza glaberrima chromosome 2, OglaRS2, whole genome shotgun sequence genomic region, the following are encoded:
- the LOC127764792 gene encoding pentatricopeptide repeat-containing protein At5g18475-like: MKPSPASTKAPLPWISPLHYRRPTRAAPPSPPPPPPPLPEAPLTQLRYVHHPDLARLIASSPSAQRALDLFNAAAAQRGFSHTPATFAALLVRLARARLPSAAAAVLRRAASAPCRFLEPQFLPLLRLLPPDHSLALLRLLPALLRRGRVSRKALAVCLDRLVSSRRCPDVLTELLADLRDPRSKYLPQPNTCIYNILIKHYVKKGDLGTAFQVFDEMRKMNCADVRPSLVTYSTLIGGLCRGAQMKEAFELFEDMIEKDRIVPDQLTYNLLIGGFCRLGQVEKAQSIFGFMRKNECEPNAFNYATLINGHCKKGEVEAARGVFEEMIRSGVQPDAVSYTSLVGCLCRHGNVDEGINLVQEMWQKGCKADVVTYNLLLEGLCKDRRIAEAVTLLEKLPSEGVQLNVASYRIVMNCLCSCGEMEKAAGLLGMMLGRGFVPHYAASNMLLIGLCDVGRVSDATVTLYGLVDTGFMPEARCWARLIESVFRERKLRRSIELLDVLIAEG; this comes from the coding sequence ATGAAACCCTCACCCGCTTCCACCAAAGCCCCGCTCCCGTGGATCTCCCCGCTCCACTACCGAAGGCCCacacgcgccgcgccgccctccccgccgccgccgccgcctccgctgcccGAAGCGCCCCTCACGCAGCTGCGGTACGTCCACCACCCCGACCTAGCCCGCCtcatcgcctcctccccctccgcgcAGCGCGCGCTCGACCTcttcaacgccgccgccgcgcagcgcgGCTTCTCGCACACCCCGGCCACCTTCGCCGCGCTCCTCgtccgcctcgcccgcgcccgcctcccctccgccgccgccgccgtcctccgccgcgccgcctccgcgccctgCCGCTTCCTCGAGCCGCAGTtcctcccgctcctccgcctcctcccgcccgaCCACTCCCtcgcgctcctccgcctcctccccgcgctccTCCGCCGGGGCCGCGTCTCCCGCAAGGCCCTCGCCGTCTGCCTCGACCGCCTCGtctcctcccgccgctgccccgATGTTCTCACCGAGCTCCTGGCCGACCTGCGCGACCCCCGGAGCAAGTACCTTCCGCAGCCCAACACGTGCATCTACAACATCCTCATCAAGCATTACGTCAAGAAAGGCGATTTGGGGACAGCCTTCcaggtgtttgatgaaatgcgtAAGATGAACTGCGCTGATGTTAGACCAAGCTTAGTCACCTATTCAACATTGATAGGTGGGCTCTGTCGTGGGGCTCAGATGAAGGAAGCGTTTGAACTATTTGAGGACATGATCGAGAAGGACCGCATTGTGCCAGACCAGCTAACATACAATTTGCTCATCGGTGGATTCTGCAGGCTAGGACAGGTGGAGAAAGCACAATCGATCTTTGGATTTATGAGGAAGAATGAGTGCGAGCCAAATGCCTTCAACTATGCCACTTTGATCAATGGGCACTGTAAGAAAGGGGAAGTGGAGGCAGCGAGGGGGGTATTTGAGGAGATGATTAGATCTGGGGTTCAGCCGGATGCTGTCAGCTATACCTCACTTGTTGGATGCCTTTGTCGGCATGGGAATGTGGATGAGGGGATCAATCTTGTGCAGGAGATGTGGCAGAAAGGGTGTAAGGCTGATGTTGTCACATACAATCTGCTGCTTGAGGGGTTGTGCAAAGATAGACGGATAGCGGAAGCAGTGACCTTGCTTGAGAAGTTACCATCCGAAGGAGTACAGCTGAATGTCGCAAGCTACCGGATTGTGATGAATTGCCTGTGCTCATGTGGAGAGATGGAGAAAGCGGCTGGCTTGCTGGGCATGATGCTCGGACGAGGATTTGTACCTCACTATGCAGCATCAAACATGCTGTTGATTGGTCTGTGTGATGTTGGGAGGGTATCAGATGCAACAGTCACATTGTATGGACTGGTGGACACTGGGTTCATGCCAGAGGCTAGATGCTGGGCAAGGCTGATTGAGTCTGTGTTCCGGGAGAGAAAGCTTAGGAGATCTATTGAGCTGTTGGATGTGCTGATTGCTGAAGGGTGA